A part of Microbulbifer sp. MI-G genomic DNA contains:
- a CDS encoding replicative DNA helicase, which yields MMAKPLNRSEQNTLIAAEQMVLGGLLINPSAIEDVFEIVGRADFITAPHRTIATAIKSLAENSQPVDAFTVGEELNRTKKLRAAGGVAYLAELCEQTPGASNVRTYAHIAADHANRRKFLAALDEAGKAVYAAPVRPLKEIISAHQTSLSDLERARDTGTGPQDLDGAAREVLQDWNRLETGDQIKRVHTGWDCIDRRWKGLRGGELVVLAGTTGTGKTVFAMQVAAHNALNGNRALVFSLEMSRRELYRRLVGMVGRIPVGLADSDNSDDRKGFYAQHSQGLTYAVSKLKGIDMGVDDQGALHINQIASRARREHRKSPLSLIVVDYLQQVRGDGLSREREVACVSAGLKALAKELDIPVLALCQFNREASKGGRPNISQLRDSGSIEQDADIVTLLYREDKDNPDSLNPGLVEVITAKHRRGEPGIDNLKAKLNQFRMDVWTAEVHQAEPSKRFRQFVG from the coding sequence ATGATGGCCAAGCCACTGAACAGGAGCGAGCAGAACACCTTGATCGCTGCAGAGCAGATGGTGCTTGGTGGACTCCTGATCAACCCCTCCGCCATCGAGGACGTATTCGAGATTGTAGGCCGGGCGGATTTTATAACTGCACCACACCGCACCATTGCCACAGCCATCAAATCCCTGGCAGAGAACTCCCAGCCAGTGGACGCGTTTACTGTGGGTGAGGAGCTGAACCGCACCAAAAAGCTGAGAGCTGCCGGAGGCGTTGCTTACCTGGCTGAACTGTGTGAGCAGACTCCGGGGGCATCGAATGTACGAACCTATGCCCACATTGCCGCTGACCACGCAAACCGTCGCAAGTTCTTGGCCGCACTGGATGAGGCTGGCAAGGCCGTATACGCCGCACCTGTTCGCCCGTTGAAGGAAATTATCAGCGCACACCAAACCAGCCTGTCTGATCTGGAGCGTGCTCGCGATACCGGTACAGGCCCTCAAGATCTGGACGGGGCAGCCAGGGAGGTTCTGCAGGATTGGAACCGCCTGGAGACCGGTGACCAGATCAAGCGGGTACACACGGGCTGGGATTGCATAGATCGCCGCTGGAAGGGATTGCGTGGTGGGGAGCTGGTAGTCCTCGCTGGTACCACTGGAACTGGTAAAACCGTGTTTGCCATGCAGGTGGCTGCGCACAATGCGCTCAATGGCAACCGCGCCCTGGTCTTCTCTCTGGAAATGAGCCGCCGGGAGCTTTATCGCCGCTTGGTGGGCATGGTTGGACGCATCCCTGTAGGTCTTGCCGACTCTGACAACTCAGATGACCGCAAAGGCTTCTACGCCCAGCACAGCCAGGGCTTGACCTATGCCGTAAGCAAACTTAAGGGCATAGATATGGGAGTGGACGACCAGGGCGCGTTGCACATCAACCAGATTGCCAGTCGTGCTCGCCGTGAACACCGCAAGAGCCCGTTGTCATTGATTGTGGTGGATTACCTGCAGCAGGTGCGTGGAGATGGCCTGAGCCGGGAGAGGGAAGTGGCCTGCGTCTCTGCCGGGCTCAAGGCATTGGCAAAGGAGCTGGATATACCGGTACTGGCACTCTGCCAGTTCAACCGTGAAGCGTCCAAGGGTGGCCGACCCAATATATCCCAACTACGGGATTCCGGCTCTATTGAACAGGACGCCGACATAGTGACCCTGTTGTACCGGGAGGACAAAGACAATCCCGATTCCCTAAACCCAGGACTGGTGGAAGTGATCACTGCAAAGCACCGCCGTGGAGAGCCAGGTATCGACAACCTCAAAGCCAAGCTCAACCAGTTCCGCATGGATGTATGGACGGCGGAGGTACACCAGGCTGAGCCGTCTAAGAGATTCCGGCAATTCGTTGGTTAA